In the Magnolia sinica isolate HGM2019 chromosome 15, MsV1, whole genome shotgun sequence genome, one interval contains:
- the LOC131228147 gene encoding putative disease resistance protein RGA3: MAAEAILSAFVKTVLGNLNSLLLQEFGSAWGVKEELGKLESTLSTIHAVLQDAEEQQVKNEAVKNWLKKLKDATYVADDLIDEFAIEAFRRKVRTRSAMVNRVRNFFSFPNSLVFCLRMGSRIKEIGERLDGIAAERLKFHLREGVEDRPGNTEGRLQTASFVIESEVYGREKDKEKIVELLIQVSTQEDVSIIPTVGMGGLGKTTLAQFAYNDERVAKHFGLRMWVCVSDDFDVRRLTKTILESATDGKHDLLELDLLQRRLQEKLHGKKFLLVLDDVWDENPENWDQLKQFLRGGARGSKIIVTTRSEKVASIMGTLPPHHLPRLSEDDCLSLFMQRAFGHGRQEPPNLVMHAKEIVKKCGGVPLAAKALGGLMRFKTDEREWLFVKESEIWNLPEEENGILPALKLSYYHLPSHLKQCFAYCSIFPKDHIIVKKKLILLWMAEGFIQASDGSKQMEDIGGEYFDNLLWQSFFQDVEKDEDGNILWCKMHDLVHDLACSIAGNECSIVQVKNAVSIPDTYRCFFMLGEYYEWVLTVPKASRKANHLRTLLLDARQTFSVPRNLLTNFMCLRVLDLSSACVTTEMLVSIGRLKHLRYLDLSYTQIRALPESISTLHHLQT, from the coding sequence ATGGCGGCAGAAGCAATTCTCTCTGCTTTTGTTAAAACAGTATTGGGGAACTTGAATTCTCTACTTCTGCAAGAGTTTGGATCAGCGTGGGGTGTCAAGGAAGAGTTGGGGAAGCTCGAGAGCACGTTGTCGACGATCCATGCGGTGCTTCAAGATGCAGAGGAGCAGCAAGTGAAGAATGAGGCAGTTAAGAATTGGCTAAAGAAGCTCAAGGACGCGACCTATGTTGCAGATGACTTGATAGATGAGTTTGCAATAGAAGCTTTTCGGCGGAAAGTGAGGACTCGGTCTGCTATGGTGAATCGGGTACgcaacttcttttcttttccaaacTCACTTGTATTTTGCCTGAGGATGGGGAGTAGGATAAAGGAAATTGGGGAGAGATTAGATGGGATTGCAGCGGAGAGGTTGAAGTTCCATTTGAGAGAGGGAGTTGAAGATCGGCCAGGCAATACTGAAGGGAGACTACAAACCGCCTCTTTTGTGATTGAGTCAGAAGTTTATGGTAGAGAGAAAGATAAGGAGAAAATCGTAGAGTTGTTGATTCAAGTCAGTACTCAAGAAGATGTCTCAATCATCCCCACAGTTGGTATGGGGGGCCTTGGGAAGACCACACTTGCTCAATTCGCTTACAATGACGAGAGGGTAGCGAAGCATTTCGGGCTGAGAATGTGGGTTTGTGTGTCGGATGACTTTGATGTGAGGAGGCTAACAAAAACAATTTTAGAGTCTGCTACCGATGGGAAACATGATCTCCTAGAATTGGATTTACTGCAGCGTCGCCTCCAAGAAAAGCTACATGGGAAGAAGTTTTTACTTGTGTTGGATGACGTGTGGGATGAAAATCCCGAGAATTGGGATCAGTTGAAACAATTTCTCAGAGGAGGTGCGAGGGGCAGTAAAATCATAGTGACTACCCGTAGTGAAAAAGTTGCTTCGATCATGGGCACTCTCCCTCCACACCATTTGCCAAGACTATCAGAGGATGATTGTTTGTCTCTGTTCATGCAGCGAGCGTTTGGGCATGGAAGACAAGAACCTCCAAACCTTGTAATGCATGCAAAGGAAATCGTAAAGAAGTGTGGGGGCGTCCCTTTGGCAGCGAAGGCATTGGGTGGCTTGATGCGCTTTAAAACAGATGAAAGAGAGTGGCTGTTTgtaaaagaaagtgaaatttgGAATTTACCTGAAGAAGAGAATGGCATTTTACCTGCTCTGAAGTTGAGTTATTATCATCTTCCATCACATTTGAAGCAATGCTTTGCATACTGCTCAATATTTCCAAAAGATCATATAATCGTTAAGAAGAAACTAATCCTATTATGGATGGCGGAAGGTTTCATTCAAGCATCTGATGGAAGTAAACAAATGGAAGATATCGGTGGAGAGTATTTCGATAATCTACTGTGGCAGTCCTTCTTTCAGGATGTTGAGAAAGATGAAGATGGGAATATATTATGGTGCAAGATGCATGACCTCGTGCATGATCTTGCATGCTCTATTGCTGGGAATGAATGCTCGATTGTGCAGGTCAAGAATGCAGTGAGTATTCCCGACACATATCGCTGTTTCTTCATGTTGGGTGAGTATTATGAATGGGTCCTAACAGTCCCAAAGGCCTCAAGGAAAGCAAACCATTTGCGAACACTGCTTCTGGATGCAAGACAGACTTTCAGCGTCCCACGTAATCTTTTAACAAATTTCATGTGCTTAAGGGTGTTAGATTTAAGTTCCGCGTGTGTCACTACGGAGATGTTGGTTTCAATTGGCAGGTTGAAACACTTAAGATACCTCGACCTGTCTTATACTCAAATACGAGCCCTCCCTGAATCCATTAGCACCCTTCACCATTTGCAAACGTGA
- the LOC131228148 gene encoding putative disease resistance protein RGA1 — protein MVELKFLQTLPIFIVGKDSGCGIRELQGLNLGGELTIQNLENVMCAADAQEANLKDKPNLCALCFSWGQDIDLQLEGNVEQTLEGLRPHQNLKRLTVEEYMGVRFPHWMSSSLLPNLIEVSLINCRRCEQLPPLSHLPFLQVLVIRGMDAVKSIGKHFYGDDVTEAFPSLKRLTIQDMPNLEAWSGSNGRVLPCLNRLNVWGCPKLTTLPCLPSLKELELKDGNEMLLGSVANLAALEYLCISSCSMLVSLPEELQNLTSLRQLWINWCNGLTSLRLQGLSSLRKLVIQGCHSLTSLIGGLRHLTALHSLAINYCLELEYLPEGMQHLTSLQRLTIWNCQKLTCLPEGLRHVTTLEALSIDGTTPPEWIGNLSSLRRLQINGCDKLTCLPSGLQLLTNLQQLQIWGWPCLTALPEWIANLSSLRYLEIEYCRKLECLPSGLQLLTNLERLKIRGCPQLEKQCEKEKGEDWHYISHIPYIEIEYTKSQSRRGGECCGRLL, from the coding sequence ATGGTAGAATTAAAGTTCCTTCAGACCTTGCCAATATTCATAGTTGGTAAGGATAGTGGATGTGGTATAAGAGAGCTGCAAGGTCTAAACCTTGGAGGAGAATTGACTATTCAAAACCTCGAGAATGTGATGTGTGCAGCAGATGCCCAGGAAGCAAACTTGAAGGATAAGCCGAACCTTTGTGCGTTATGCTTTTCATGGGGTCAGGATATTGATCTTCAGTTGGAAGGAAATGTCGAGCAAACCCTTGAAGGTCTCCGACCACATCAAAATCTCAAAAGGTTGACTGTGGAAGAGTACATGGGTGTCAGATTTCCGCATTGGATGAGCTCTTCATTGCTTCCGAATCTGATTGAAGTTTCACTGATTAATTGCAGAAGATGCGAACAGCTCCCCCCGCTCAGCCACTTACCATTCCTGCAGGTTCTTGTGATACGTGGAATGGATGCTGTGAAGTCTATTGGAAAGCATTTCTATGGCGACGATGTCACAGAGGCATTCCCATCATTGAAACGACTCACCATCCAAGATATGCCTAATTTAGAGGCGTGGTCAGGATCTAATGGAAGAGTACTCCCCTGCCTTAACCGATTAAATGTCTGGGGATGTCCAAAGTTAACAACActtccatgccttccatctctaAAAGAATTGGAATTGAAGGATGGTAATGAGATGTTGTTAGGTTCAGTGGCAAACCTTGCTGCTCTAGAGTATCTGTGTATTTCGAGCTGCAGTATGTTGGTATCTTTGCCAGAGGAGTTACAAAACCTCACCTCTCTCCGTCAGCTGTGGATTAACTGGTGCAATGGTCTAACGTCATTGAGACTACAAGGCTTGAGCTCTCTTCGAAAACTAGTCATCCAGGGGTGTCACAGCTTAACGAGTTTGATAGGGGGACTGCGACACCTCACTGCCTTACATTCCTTGGCCATTAATTATTGTCTGGAGCTGGAATATTTACCAGAGGGTATGCAACACCTTACTTCCCTTCAACGACTCACCATATGGAACTGTCAGAAGTTGACATGTTTGCCGGAAGGGCTACGACATGTCACAACACTGGAAGCTCTATCAATCGATGGAACGACTCCGCCGGAGTGGATAGGAAACCTGTCCTCGCTTCGACGTTTGCAGATTAACGGTTGTGATAAATTGACGTGTTTACCATCAGGGTTGCAACTCCTAACAAACCTCCAACAGCTACAAATCTGGGGTTGGCCATGTCTAACAGCTCTGCCGGAGTGGATAGCAAACCTCTCCTCGCTTCGATATTTGGAAATTGAATATTGTCGTAAATTGGAGTGTTTGCCATCGGGGTTGCAACTCCTAACAAATCTGGAACGTCTAAAAATCCGAGGATGTCCCCAATTAGAGAAGCAATGCGAGAAGGAGAAAGGCGAGGATTGGCACTACATATCACACATCCCATACATTGAAATTGAATATACCAAATCTCAATCCCGGAGAGGAGGCGAATGCTGTGGACGTCTGCTGTAG